From Pleuronectes platessa chromosome 17, fPlePla1.1, whole genome shotgun sequence, one genomic window encodes:
- the LOC128459916 gene encoding adhesion G protein-coupled receptor F5 isoform X1 produces MRLNLPSRGRAVKGMAISKNGLTICALLVTLAVFETWDFIEFPCLVTPELHKELLPHTRQRRTVPTGKWKYSIDVIVNVSDAQTFELIRSSLNATDLPAQIDNQTEISDISITTVCSSTDSGFQCRCEEQFAWPYSTCVTYGACERTWSSICKCINAIPPGNQSCQPISALLTQVEYDVEVELNVTDVATVDYLRSLLNNNSFSFNLGPLVNVTNIDINTGKNGAPADLMGAFLVRCVLF; encoded by the exons ATGAGGCTAAATTTACCTTCAAGGGGACGAGCCGTTAAAG GAATGGCAATATCTAAGAACGGCTTGACCATCTGTGCCCTTCTCGTGACACTTGCTGTTTTTGAAACATGGGACTTCATTGAATTTCCATGTCTGGTTACGCCG gAACTTCACAAAGAACTCCTACCTCACACTAGACAGAGAAGAACTG TTCCAACAGGCAAGTGGAAATACAGCATTGATGTCATAGTGAATGTCTCTGATGCACAAACCTTTGAGCTGATTCGCTCGTCCTTGAATGCTACTGATCTTCCCGCACAAATCGATAACCAAACGGAGATCTCGGACATCAGTATCACAACCG TGTGTTCGTCAACTGACTCTGGTTTCCAGTGCAGATGTGAGGAACAGTTTGCTTGGCCGTACAGCACCTGTGTCACATACGGGGCCTGTGAACGCACGTGGAGCAGCATTTGTAAATGCATCAATGCTATTCCGCCCGGCAACCAGTCCTGTCAGCCGATATCAG CGCTGCTAACTCAGGTCGAGTATGACGTGGAGGTGGAGCTGAACGTGACAGATGTTGCGACAGTGGACTACCTCAGGAGCCTATTGAACAACAACAGCTTCTCGTTCAACCTGGGTCCTCTTGTGAATGTCACAAACATCGACATCAACACAGGTAAGAACGGAGCACCCGCTGATTTGATGGGAGCCTTTTTAGTCAGATGTGTGTTGTTCTAA
- the LOC128459916 gene encoding adhesion G protein-coupled receptor F5 isoform X2, producing MAISKNGLTICALLVTLAVFETWDFIEFPCLVTPELHKELLPHTRQRRTVPTGKWKYSIDVIVNVSDAQTFELIRSSLNATDLPAQIDNQTEISDISITTVCSSTDSGFQCRCEEQFAWPYSTCVTYGACERTWSSICKCINAIPPGNQSCQPISALLTQVEYDVEVELNVTDVATVDYLRSLLNNNSFSFNLGPLVNVTNIDINTGKNGAPADLMGAFLVRCVLF from the exons ATGGCAATATCTAAGAACGGCTTGACCATCTGTGCCCTTCTCGTGACACTTGCTGTTTTTGAAACATGGGACTTCATTGAATTTCCATGTCTGGTTACGCCG gAACTTCACAAAGAACTCCTACCTCACACTAGACAGAGAAGAACTG TTCCAACAGGCAAGTGGAAATACAGCATTGATGTCATAGTGAATGTCTCTGATGCACAAACCTTTGAGCTGATTCGCTCGTCCTTGAATGCTACTGATCTTCCCGCACAAATCGATAACCAAACGGAGATCTCGGACATCAGTATCACAACCG TGTGTTCGTCAACTGACTCTGGTTTCCAGTGCAGATGTGAGGAACAGTTTGCTTGGCCGTACAGCACCTGTGTCACATACGGGGCCTGTGAACGCACGTGGAGCAGCATTTGTAAATGCATCAATGCTATTCCGCCCGGCAACCAGTCCTGTCAGCCGATATCAG CGCTGCTAACTCAGGTCGAGTATGACGTGGAGGTGGAGCTGAACGTGACAGATGTTGCGACAGTGGACTACCTCAGGAGCCTATTGAACAACAACAGCTTCTCGTTCAACCTGGGTCCTCTTGTGAATGTCACAAACATCGACATCAACACAGGTAAGAACGGAGCACCCGCTGATTTGATGGGAGCCTTTTTAGTCAGATGTGTGTTGTTCTAA